A window of Flavobacteriales bacterium genomic DNA:
TATGCTCAGGATGGAGTGTACGTGTATCGTCTGACAGTCCAATCGGTTTTCGACAACAAGCAAGAAGAAGTCTTCGGAGAGATCCTGCTCACTCGGTAAGCATATTCGCCTCAACGCTGTAAAATCCTTTCTTCAGCGCATGGTATCGATTCTCATGCCGGTCTATAATGCTGCCCCCTATTTGGAGGAGTGTCTGTCTAGCATTGCCTCTCAGACTCTTCAGGATTGGGAACTTATCGCGGTAGATGATCACTCGAGCGATGATTCCAGAGCCATTCTAGATGCTCATGCTCCATTCGATGACCGCATCCATGTCATAGAGAATAGTGGCAAGGGAATCATCGAGGCACTTCGAACTGCCTATGCACAAAGCCAGGGTGAATGCATCACCCGTATGGATGCCGATGATATCATGATGCCCCACAAGCTCGAGCAACTACATCTCTTGTGCGCTGAAGGCACGATCGTTACTGGAAAGGTCGAGTACTTCCGCTCGGACGGTCCACTTGGAGATGGATATCGAAAGTATGCGGATTGGCTCAATGGATTAGTGGATACCGAACGGCACTGGAAGGAGATCTACAAAGAGTGCGTCATCCCCTCTCCTGCCTGGATGATGACCCGAGATACCTTGGATGTCATAGGGGCCTTCGATGCGGATCGCTACCCAGAGGATTATGACCTCATATTCAGGGCCTATCAAGCCGGGCTGGAAGTATCTACAACGGATAAGATCATCCACCGCTGGCGCGATCACGGTACTCGAGCTTCGCGGAATGACCCGAACTATGCTGACAATCGATTTTTGGAGATGAAACTGAAGTATTTCCTTGCGGTCGATCGTCAGAGGGACCAAAAGCTCATTCTTTGGGGCGCAGGGGCTAAGGGCAAGATTCTCGCCCGTCAGCTCAACGAAAGGGGTATCGACTTCGAATGGATCTCAGACAATCCGAGGAAACAACAAGCGCCCATCTATGGGCATAATATCCAACCTAGTGATCGTACTCTTCACAACAGTCAATGCATCATAGCTGTAGCTTCCTCCTCAGGTCAGGAGGAGATAGCTGAACGGCTTTCCCAATGCTCAGGTGTGGAGACCTTCTGGTTCTGTTGAGATCCACAGGTAGATTCACGAGCACTGTTTAAATTCGTACCGCTCAGATTCAGAAAGCGTGGAATTCATCGATTATTATCAGGTACTGGGGCTCCAAAGAGATGCTGATGCCAAGGAGATCAAGAAGGCCTATCGAAAATTGGCCCGTAAGTATCACCCCGACCTCAACCCCAATGACAAGGAGGCGGAACTCCAGTTCAAGCGGGTAAATGAGGCCCATGAAGTGCTGAGCGACCCAGAGAAGCGCAAGAAGTACGATGCGTACGGCAAGGACTGGAAACATGCCGATCAATTCGAGGAAGCTAAAAGACGCCAGCAGTCCCAAGGAAGAAGTGGTGGTCGTACGTATACCTACTCCTCAGGTAATGGCGGAGCAGATTTCGATGGATTCGGAGATAGTGGATTCTCAGATTTCTTCGAATCGCTGTTCG
This region includes:
- a CDS encoding glycosyltransferase — translated: MVSILMPVYNAAPYLEECLSSIASQTLQDWELIAVDDHSSDDSRAILDAHAPFDDRIHVIENSGKGIIEALRTAYAQSQGECITRMDADDIMMPHKLEQLHLLCAEGTIVTGKVEYFRSDGPLGDGYRKYADWLNGLVDTERHWKEIYKECVIPSPAWMMTRDTLDVIGAFDADRYPEDYDLIFRAYQAGLEVSTTDKIIHRWRDHGTRASRNDPNYADNRFLEMKLKYFLAVDRQRDQKLILWGAGAKGKILARQLNERGIDFEWISDNPRKQQAPIYGHNIQPSDRTLHNSQCIIAVASSSGQEEIAERLSQCSGVETFWFC